The window AGCATCATTTGAATTTCCACCTTCTCGATCTCCAACAACACATCTATCgctgcaaattaaaaaaaaaaaaaaNaaaaaaaagaagtttgctCAACCACAAATATTTTGACAAATTCAAGTCTTAGCCTAAGGAGAAAAAGACCGTACACGTAATTGGCTAAGCAACCATGTTCTTCCTTCCGGAGATACTCCAAAACGAACTGAGACGAAGTGGattcacaagaagaagaagcagatacTTCCTCGCTAGAATCAGAAACCTACACAAACACCAATTTGAAGAAGCAGCTCTAATTCCCATACTTCCACCATTGAAATCTACAATACAAATTATGACTAGAGGAAGGAGAATAAAGGGACTAGACCTCAACGACGGCGGAGGATCCAAAAGGTAGCGGCGAATCGGTCAGGCCGTAAGAGAAGACGATCTGGTCGGAGAAGTCTGATTTGATACGTTGATCAAGGCAATCGAAGCAGAGGTCACTTGCTTCACCTCGCAtcccttctttttttgggaGGAAGAGAGACGGTCGTCGTCGCAATGGATCCGATCAATCTCGGCGACCTGAAAGGAGAAAAAAGCGCGGCCAAACAACGCCGTGTTTTCTCCTGAACGACGACGTTTTAAGCTTttcgttattattattattttttttgctttttttgtttttggtcacCTTTTCGtctccctcctcctcctgtctttatgttttcagatttttttgacaaaattttcaaaacataaaaaataagacGGCCGTCAAAGGTTTCGGTGATCGGGAATTGCaatgggaggaggaggaggaggaggtggaggagcaATTAACGAAGAGCTGACCGAAGATGAGAAGAGAGCTCTGAGAGGAAGCAAATTCGCTCCTCTTACTTCTCTTCCCTCTTCTTCTCGCTCTAAGCCTCTCCCCaggttctcttctttttttcattttttttcactccttagggtttttttttcttcttctcgatttGAAAATTCTAGACTTTCATGGCTGTTGTTATTGATATATACAGATTGGCTCATCCAGGTGGACCCTTGAAGACGAACAAAGCGGCGGCTTTAGCCAAGTTTATAGAGAGGAAGCTGCAAGATCCTAATGGGTTAGCTTCCATTAATCCGGATCTTATTGAGTTAGCCGTCAAAAACGCCAAAGACACTGTTATTTCGAGTGAGTACTTTTAAAGCacgattctttctttctttctttgataaTGGTGTTTGTTCGAAAAAGGTTTGTAATTTGGAGTAGGCTGTTTGAGCGGCTTTAGGCAATTGAAAGATGGCAATGGCATTGTCCTGTGATTTATAAGGCTTTCTTGGTAGTGTTGTAGAAGACCATGTAGTTAGCCTAAAAGACCTTATCAAGACCTCACCATGTAATTGCAATGATAGCTCAGCATTAGCTGAGAGCTGAGGTGCTACCCAAAATATGGTGAGGTCTTGATAA is drawn from Camelina sativa cultivar DH55 chromosome 8, Cs, whole genome shotgun sequence and contains these coding sequences:
- the LOC104706162 gene encoding E3 ubiquitin-protein ligase RBBP6 isoform X3, whose product is MGGGGGGGGGAINEELTEDEKRALRGSKFAPLTSLPSSSRSKPLPRLAHPGGPLKTNKAAALAKFIERKLQDPNGLASINPDLIELAVKNAKDTVISSGASSSGRRIQHVASFEDVEVSSDDDKIENTKLSKKKKKKNAKKKKDEKKKKKNKKHKITVDEDAKLKRPNKKLKL
- the LOC104706162 gene encoding E3 ubiquitin-protein ligase RBBP6 isoform X2 — translated: MGGGGGGGGGAINEELTEDEKRALRGSKFAPLTSLPSSSRSKPLPRLAHPGGPLKTNKAAALAKFIERKLQDPNGLASINPDLIELAVKNAKDTVISSGASSSGRRIQHVASFEDVEVSSDDDKIENTKLSKKKKKKNAKKKKDEKKKKKNKKHKGQITVDEDAKLKRPNKKLKL